A genome region from Glycine max cultivar Williams 82 chromosome 5, Glycine_max_v4.0, whole genome shotgun sequence includes the following:
- the LOC100777804 gene encoding myb-related protein 315, whose protein sequence is MKFFKKGEGYKMGRQPCCDKVGLKRGPWTIEEDRKLVNFIINNGIHCWRTVPKLAGLLRCGKSCRLRWINYLRPDLKRGGFTEMEEDQIMQLHSCLGNRWSKIASHFPGRTDNEIKNHWNTKIKKRLKLLGLDPLTLKPAEQKEKSGDDIKNIELQPNTSKGSEQGVENKSLDMHGTREVAKTEGKIEENEVTWDDTTGIFNNYEMLCSQLDLGSWVSQETKSSTSSYCSSSFSLDDSSNHSVGESSYLQENSLQQWVDDLDSILSWDNFNSLEKDFLFLDNRQ, encoded by the exons atgaaatttttcaagaaaG GTGAAGGTTACAAAATGGGAAGACAGCCTTGTTGTGATAAGGTTGGTTTGAAGAGAGGTCCATGGACTATTGAGGAAGATCGCAAGCTTGTGAATTTCATCATCAATAATGGTATCCACTGCTGGAGAACAGTTCCCAAGCTAGCAg GCTTGCTAAGATGTGGAAAGAGCTGCAGATTGAGATGGATTAATTATCTGAGGCCAGACCTCAAGAGAGGTGGATTCACTGAAATGGAAGAGGATCAAATTATGCAACTGCATTCGTGTCTTGGTAATAG GTGGTCTAAGATTGCTTCACATTTTCCAGGGAGGACAGACAATGAAATCAAGAACCATTGGAACACAAAAATCAAGAAGAGGCTGAAGCTCCTTGGTTTGGACCCTTTGACACTGAAGCCAGCTGAGCAAAAGGAAAAGTCGGGTGatgacataaaaaatatagaattacaACCAAACACTTCAAAAGGGTCTGAACAAGGTGTGGAGAACAAATCCTTGGACATGCATGGCACAAGAGAAGTGGCAAAAACAGAAGGGAAAATTGAAGAGAACGAGGTGACATGGGATGATACCACTGGAATTTTCAACAATTATGAAATGCTGTGCTCACAGTTGGACTTGGGATCATGGGTGAGCCAAGAAACCAAATCCAGCACTAGTTCTTATTGTAGTTCTTCTTTCTCACTTGATGATTCTAGCAACCATTCTGTGGGTGAATCCTCTTACCTTCAGGAAAATTCCTTACAGCAATGGGTTGATGATTTGGATTCCATTCTGTCTTGGGATAACTTCAATTCTCTTGAGAAAGATTTTCTCTTCTTGGATAATAGGCAATAA